Proteins from one Acidobacteriota bacterium genomic window:
- a CDS encoding CRTAC1 family protein yields MFEELGPASGVDFVLRNSATPRKYQIEPMIAGVALFDYDNDGYLDIYLVNGAEIPALEKTGPKYFNRLYRNQGNGTFRDVTMAAGVQGKGYTMAAGAADYDNDGWQDLYVAGVNRNQLYRNNGDGTFSDVTDKAGVAGIHPRFGKTWAVAAGWFDYDNDGWLDLFVANYVVWDFDKDPFCGWEHTKVRIYCHPSYFEPLPNFLYRNNGNGTFTDVSAKSGIGRHVGKGMGVAFADYDDDGDLDVFVANDKARSLLFQNDGKGAFTERGIPAGVAYNGDGRMLSCMGVDFRDIDNDGRPDLFITALTNETFPYYHNEGGGIFDDFTRRSELARLSITMSGWSNGIYDLNNDGWKDLFSANSYIEDIDHIITNYPYRQRNAVFANRGGRFVDHSGGAGAGFQTAGAHRGCAFGDLDNDGRVDIVATRFDEPARIFRNVSPESQHWLLVELVGTQSNRDGIGAKLVLESAGGVQHNHVTTSVGYGGSSDRRVHFGLGPDASVKRLEIRWPSGVRQVLTGVHADQVLRVEEPGPAN; encoded by the coding sequence GTGTTCGAAGAACTGGGCCCCGCCTCAGGCGTCGACTTCGTTCTGCGGAACTCCGCCACCCCCCGCAAGTACCAGATCGAGCCCATGATCGCGGGCGTCGCACTCTTCGACTACGACAACGACGGGTACCTGGACATCTATCTGGTCAACGGCGCCGAGATACCGGCGCTCGAAAAGACGGGCCCCAAGTACTTCAACCGCCTCTATCGAAACCAGGGGAACGGGACCTTCCGCGACGTGACAATGGCGGCCGGCGTCCAGGGAAAGGGCTATACGATGGCGGCGGGGGCCGCCGACTACGACAACGACGGTTGGCAGGATCTCTACGTGGCGGGGGTCAATCGGAACCAGTTGTACCGCAACAACGGCGACGGGACCTTTTCCGACGTGACGGACAAGGCGGGCGTCGCGGGAATTCATCCCCGTTTCGGCAAGACCTGGGCGGTCGCGGCCGGCTGGTTCGACTACGACAACGACGGCTGGCTGGACCTCTTCGTGGCCAACTACGTGGTCTGGGATTTCGACAAAGACCCCTTCTGCGGCTGGGAGCACACCAAGGTGCGCATCTACTGCCATCCCTCCTACTTCGAACCTCTGCCGAACTTTCTTTACCGGAACAACGGTAACGGCACCTTCACCGACGTGTCGGCGAAGTCCGGGATCGGCCGGCACGTGGGGAAGGGAATGGGAGTGGCGTTCGCCGATTACGACGACGACGGAGACCTGGACGTCTTCGTGGCCAACGACAAGGCGCGGAGCCTGCTGTTTCAAAACGACGGGAAGGGCGCGTTTACCGAGCGTGGCATTCCCGCGGGCGTCGCCTACAACGGCGACGGCAGGATGCTCTCCTGCATGGGCGTGGATTTCCGGGACATCGACAACGACGGCCGGCCCGATCTCTTCATCACCGCGTTGACCAACGAGACCTTCCCCTACTACCACAACGAGGGAGGCGGGATCTTCGACGACTTCACCCGCCGCAGCGAGCTGGCCCGGCTCAGCATCACCATGAGCGGATGGAGCAACGGGATCTACGACCTGAACAACGACGGTTGGAAGGACCTTTTTTCGGCGAACTCCTACATCGAGGACATCGACCACATCATTACCAACTACCCCTACCGGCAGCGAAACGCCGTCTTCGCCAACCGGGGCGGCCGCTTCGTGGACCATTCGGGCGGCGCCGGAGCCGGCTTCCAGACGGCTGGCGCCCACCGCGGCTGCGCCTTCGGAGACCTGGACAACGACGGCCGGGTCGACATCGTGGCGACCCGCTTCGACGAACCGGCGAGAATCTTTCGAAATGTGTCCCCGGAAAGCCAACACTGGCTGCTGGTGGAGTTGGTGGGGACCCAAAGCAATCGGGACGGGATCGGCGCCAAGCTGGTCCTGGAGTCGGCCGGCGGGGTTCAACACAACCACGTGACCACCAGCGTCGGCTACGGCGGTTCCAGCGACCGCCGCGTCCACTTCGGCCTGGGACCGGACGCCTCCGTCAAACGGCTTGAAATCCGATGGCCCAGTGGAGTCCGTCAGGTATTGACCGGCGTTCATGCCGATCAGGTGCTCCGGGTCGAGGAGCCCGGGCCTGCAAATTAG
- a CDS encoding Gfo/Idh/MocA family oxidoreductase, protein MSQRVRFGMLGTGNFSPFLAQYINEVAKVTAICDPNPEARARFLEMTGRDVPQYEDYRRLLEEAEIDAVALTGPNHLHRPMAVAAAGCGKHVFCEKAMAPTVPDCWEMVRACRNAGVRLMVGQKRRLRPPWARMIQLRELLGPVHAMSTIGYFDARQDGFQGWWTRQAESGGVLACSGVHELDWMRAMCGDVAAVSAVCGPGIDSRYDFSDSIHVLLRFASGATGFLGVSLSYPLTRYRQVYGADVVCSRGGMRLVTSFQHIDLYWQLLTESDEHHERFEEPGGNPVGAEEALRKETREFVRWITDGTDPCLTWREGLRCVELIEAANRSKSMEGEWVQLPLYPGLE, encoded by the coding sequence ATGAGCCAACGAGTTCGTTTCGGCATGCTCGGCACGGGCAACTTCTCGCCCTTTCTGGCCCAGTACATCAACGAGGTGGCGAAGGTGACGGCCATCTGCGATCCCAATCCGGAAGCCAGGGCCCGGTTTCTGGAAATGACGGGCCGCGACGTTCCCCAGTACGAAGACTACCGGCGCCTGCTGGAGGAGGCCGAGATCGATGCGGTGGCCCTGACGGGGCCGAACCACCTCCACCGGCCCATGGCGGTGGCCGCGGCCGGATGCGGCAAGCACGTGTTCTGTGAGAAGGCCATGGCTCCCACCGTGCCGGATTGCTGGGAGATGGTGCGCGCCTGCCGAAACGCCGGAGTTCGCCTGATGGTGGGGCAAAAGCGCCGGCTGCGTCCTCCCTGGGCCCGGATGATCCAGCTTCGGGAACTCTTGGGACCGGTCCATGCCATGTCCACCATCGGTTACTTCGACGCGCGTCAAGACGGCTTTCAGGGCTGGTGGACCCGGCAGGCCGAGAGCGGAGGAGTCCTGGCCTGCTCGGGGGTCCACGAACTCGACTGGATGCGCGCCATGTGCGGCGACGTGGCGGCGGTGAGCGCCGTCTGCGGGCCTGGGATAGACTCCCGCTATGACTTCTCCGACTCGATCCACGTCCTGCTCCGCTTCGCGTCGGGAGCGACCGGCTTCCTGGGGGTGTCCCTGTCTTATCCCCTGACCCGGTACCGGCAGGTCTACGGCGCCGACGTCGTCTGCAGCCGGGGGGGAATGCGGCTGGTCACGTCGTTTCAGCACATCGACCTCTACTGGCAGTTGCTGACGGAATCCGACGAGCACCATGAGCGGTTCGAGGAGCCGGGCGGCAACCCCGTCGGCGCCGAGGAGGCCTTGCGGAAGGAGACACGAGAGTTCGTCCGCTGGATCACCGACGGGACCGACCCCTGTCTGACCTGGCGGGAAGGGCTCCGCTGCGTGGAGCTGATCGAAGCCGCAAACCGGTCCAAGAGCATGGAGGGAGAGTGGGTTCAGCTCCCACTCTACCCGGGTCTGGAATGA
- a CDS encoding BrnT family toxin: MEFDAAKREATLEARGLDMARAGDVFTGDTLTVVDDRRDYGENRFITVGYLDATMVVLVWTPRSKARRIISMRKANERERRLYTSRF, from the coding sequence ATCGAATTCGACGCGGCCAAGCGGGAGGCTACACTTGAGGCCCGCGGGCTGGACATGGCTCGCGCCGGCGACGTGTTCACCGGCGACACGCTTACCGTAGTGGACGACCGGCGAGACTATGGCGAGAACCGTTTCATCACTGTCGGCTATCTCGACGCAACGATGGTGGTCCTTGTCTGGACACCTCGTAGCAAAGCGCGTCGGATCATCAGCATGAGGAAGGCCAATGAACGCGAACGAAGGCTCTATACCTCGAGATTTTGA
- a CDS encoding BrnA antitoxin family protein, producing MNANEGSIPRDFDPDTAPDLSRDGWPEKFAKAPVRRGRPPVARPKVSTTIRLSQDVIDHFRAGGRGWQTRINEALREWIGKRSTP from the coding sequence ATGAACGCGAACGAAGGCTCTATACCTCGAGATTTTGATCCGGACACTGCGCCGGATCTGTCCAGGGACGGGTGGCCGGAGAAGTTTGCCAAGGCGCCCGTTCGTCGCGGCCGTCCACCGGTTGCCAGACCGAAAGTGTCCACCACGATCCGGTTGTCCCAGGATGTGATCGACCACTTCAGAGCGGGTGGGCGCGGTTGGCAGACACGAATCAACGAGGCGCTTCGCGAGTGGATCGGGAAGCGGTCCACGCCGTGA
- a CDS encoding tetratricopeptide repeat protein → MSRRGMERPGTAALAALVLMLASTPGLLPASPAPSILPSGKTAASQATEAAGGPFEEAERLFRERNFPAAEPLFRRIPNTSSHYPKAQLRLGTIYYAAGQPDLAEVFLRTHLRLRQSPEGHTLLAGVLLNQGKFDPAIESARKAIALDKGYARAHTALGMIYATMEDFPKALAAFRSALGLDDRDANTWFLLGRSYFLSHQPAMAREALENALQLNPQVVEIYSQLAQTLARLGESVRAEEVFAQGVEKNRLRTPPDKGIHIAYGLFLAGLDRGEESCQQFRAVTRFSPQDPEAHYELAKVLFQMKRFAEAARAADRAVTLDRSDYRIHYLMARIYTALGDAGKAEEHARNAVYVEQK, encoded by the coding sequence ATGTCGAGACGCGGAATGGAACGGCCCGGCACGGCCGCGTTGGCGGCGTTGGTCTTGATGCTCGCGTCAACCCCCGGCCTGCTGCCGGCATCCCCGGCCCCTTCCATCCTCCCAAGCGGGAAGACGGCCGCGTCCCAGGCCACGGAGGCTGCAGGCGGTCCGTTCGAGGAAGCCGAACGGCTGTTTCGCGAGCGGAACTTCCCCGCCGCGGAGCCGCTCTTCCGCCGGATCCCCAACACGAGTTCCCATTACCCGAAAGCGCAACTTCGGCTGGGGACGATCTACTACGCGGCAGGCCAGCCCGATTTGGCCGAGGTATTCCTCCGCACCCACCTCCGGCTTCGGCAATCTCCCGAAGGCCACACCCTGTTGGCGGGCGTCCTGCTCAATCAGGGGAAATTCGACCCGGCCATCGAATCGGCCCGGAAGGCCATCGCCCTGGACAAGGGTTACGCAAGAGCCCACACGGCGTTGGGCATGATCTACGCCACGATGGAGGATTTTCCCAAGGCCCTGGCCGCCTTCCGGAGCGCTCTGGGGCTGGACGACAGGGACGCCAATACGTGGTTTCTGCTGGGGCGCTCCTATTTCCTCTCCCATCAGCCGGCAATGGCCCGCGAGGCGCTGGAGAACGCTCTGCAGCTCAATCCGCAGGTGGTCGAGATCTATTCACAGTTGGCGCAGACCCTGGCCCGGTTGGGAGAATCCGTCCGGGCCGAGGAGGTCTTCGCGCAGGGAGTCGAGAAAAACCGCCTCCGGACGCCCCCGGACAAGGGGATTCATATCGCTTACGGGCTGTTCCTCGCCGGGTTGGACCGGGGGGAGGAGAGTTGCCAGCAGTTCAGAGCGGTGACCCGGTTCTCCCCTCAGGACCCGGAAGCGCACTACGAACTCGCCAAGGTGCTCTTCCAGATGAAACGCTTTGCAGAAGCGGCGCGCGCAGCGGATCGTGCAGTGACTCTGGACCGCTCCGACTATCGGATCCACTACCTGATGGCCCGAATCTACACGGCCCTGGGCGATGCGGGCAAAGCTGAGGAACATGCCCGAAACGCCGTCTACGTGGAGCAGAAGTAA
- a CDS encoding alpha-glucuronidase family glycosyl hydrolase, with amino-acid sequence MSVVVGPSAPELEQFAASELCGYLEKLFDVRVRPATEAPASAEAVLLVGSPGTNPILAEALSGGVFPELTDQGLVLRTIDLEGRPALVIGGGSPRATLWAVYELAERWGVRYLIDRDVLPPKRTFQLPQLDAVMEPVFRVRAHPTIQDLVASMESWGISDFRPLIDQLAKMKFTRINVYAFGWQPYLHWEHKGIERRSAHLWYGYHYPITPDTIGRSLFGDVSQFWHRDLPLTSSYPEMIEAGQQLVRNLMDHIHKRGMETAYAAPVIDFPPEFAPLLDGAEQSAQLSGMSVVPGQETPLDDPEFFGLSSAVLRATLNSYPKTDVVTVFMPEFRQWIGEYERAWEALDEKYGVGEELSLDRITSAVKHRKGSEGSPERALNELKGDIANLYFFDRLLRDPEVLKGTSRSRIRVNCFGVSEELYPILDRIWPADWTLESMPSNQPVHLLRRIEILKDLPSQVLGIMNLTLDDDNIGVMPQLTTNSLYEIIQVMHRHGWKGVIARERFPGDHDWPLAYLARASWDPEITPDAVARDQLKAICGEGCVEDMLSAYHEVEAVTIALARSAFAFPADWPPSTSFSPGGMLMKYWYLKDRATPSYVDEAHEGYSRALKSARKARDKSTPEGRWYVDYWAGRLEFARQYVAAVQAVQRSAAAFRSGDRTGAVREADQAMAVLRKGLEAYVPIVRNRTDLAAIALVNQSYRQLFQRRWSVKTWGY; translated from the coding sequence GTGAGTGTCGTGGTCGGCCCTTCGGCTCCCGAGCTGGAGCAATTCGCGGCCAGCGAGCTTTGCGGCTACCTCGAGAAGCTGTTCGACGTTCGTGTCCGGCCGGCCACCGAAGCGCCCGCCTCCGCCGAAGCGGTTCTGCTGGTGGGATCGCCCGGGACCAACCCCATTCTCGCCGAGGCGCTCTCCGGCGGCGTTTTTCCCGAGCTGACCGATCAAGGGCTGGTGCTGCGGACCATCGACCTCGAAGGCCGGCCGGCGCTGGTAATCGGAGGTGGAAGTCCCCGCGCCACTTTGTGGGCCGTCTACGAACTGGCCGAGCGTTGGGGCGTCCGCTACCTGATCGACCGCGACGTCCTGCCTCCCAAGAGGACGTTCCAGCTTCCGCAACTCGACGCGGTCATGGAGCCGGTTTTCCGGGTGCGCGCCCATCCCACGATTCAGGATCTGGTGGCCAGCATGGAGAGCTGGGGCATCTCCGACTTCCGGCCGCTGATCGATCAGTTGGCCAAGATGAAGTTCACCCGGATCAACGTCTACGCCTTCGGGTGGCAGCCCTACCTGCACTGGGAGCACAAGGGAATCGAGCGCCGCTCGGCTCATCTCTGGTACGGCTACCACTATCCCATCACTCCGGACACCATCGGGCGGTCCCTTTTCGGAGACGTTTCCCAGTTCTGGCATCGCGATCTTCCCCTCACCTCCTCCTATCCCGAAATGATCGAGGCGGGGCAGCAACTGGTTCGGAACCTGATGGACCATATCCACAAACGGGGCATGGAGACCGCCTACGCCGCTCCGGTGATCGACTTCCCGCCGGAGTTCGCGCCGCTGCTTGACGGCGCCGAGCAGAGCGCTCAACTGAGTGGCATGTCGGTGGTTCCGGGACAGGAGACGCCTCTGGACGACCCCGAGTTCTTCGGCCTCTCCTCCGCCGTTCTGCGTGCGACGCTGAACAGTTATCCCAAGACCGACGTGGTCACCGTCTTCATGCCGGAGTTCCGGCAGTGGATCGGAGAGTACGAGCGGGCTTGGGAGGCCCTCGACGAGAAATACGGTGTCGGCGAGGAACTCTCCCTGGACCGGATCACCTCCGCCGTGAAGCATCGCAAGGGATCGGAAGGGAGCCCCGAGCGGGCGCTCAACGAACTCAAGGGGGACATCGCCAATCTCTACTTCTTCGACCGCCTCCTGCGCGACCCCGAGGTCTTGAAGGGAACCTCCCGCTCCCGGATCCGGGTGAACTGTTTCGGAGTCTCGGAAGAGCTCTACCCCATCCTGGACCGGATCTGGCCGGCGGACTGGACTCTGGAGAGCATGCCCTCCAATCAGCCGGTCCACCTCTTGAGGCGGATCGAGATCCTCAAGGATCTGCCTTCTCAAGTCCTGGGCATCATGAACCTGACCCTGGACGACGACAACATCGGAGTCATGCCCCAGCTCACCACCAACTCCCTGTACGAGATCATCCAGGTGATGCACCGGCACGGTTGGAAGGGAGTCATCGCGCGGGAGCGCTTCCCCGGAGACCATGACTGGCCCCTCGCCTACCTGGCGCGCGCGTCCTGGGATCCGGAGATCACTCCCGACGCGGTGGCGCGGGATCAATTGAAGGCGATCTGCGGCGAGGGGTGCGTCGAGGACATGCTGTCGGCCTACCATGAAGTGGAGGCGGTGACCATCGCTCTGGCCAGGTCGGCCTTCGCGTTCCCGGCGGACTGGCCGCCGTCGACGTCCTTTTCGCCGGGCGGCATGTTGATGAAATACTGGTACCTGAAGGACCGGGCGACTCCGTCCTATGTTGACGAGGCCCATGAGGGCTATTCGCGGGCTCTGAAGTCGGCAAGGAAGGCCCGCGACAAGTCGACGCCCGAAGGCCGATGGTATGTGGACTACTGGGCCGGCCGCCTGGAGTTCGCCCGGCAGTACGTGGCGGCGGTGCAGGCGGTGCAACGGTCTGCCGCCGCATTCCGTTCCGGCGACCGCACCGGCGCCGTCCGGGAAGCCGACCAGGCCATGGCCGTTCTGCGCAAGGGCCTGGAAGCCTATGTCCCGATCGTGCGCAACCGGACGGACCTGGCGGCCATTGCCTTGGTCAACCAGTCGTACCGGCAACTGTTTCAAAGGCGCTGGTCGGTGAAGACCTGGGGCTACTGA